Proteins from one Faecalibacterium sp. I3-3-33 genomic window:
- a CDS encoding redox-sensing transcriptional repressor Rex, giving the protein MNTPQKASIPVIKRLPKYYRYLRSLQADGITSISSRELASQMGTTASQVRQDFNCIGDVNGRQGIGYSVENLLSILESLLFGNGDRLPTILIGCGRLGKAVSRFITTDTNGYKLIAAFDVAENEVGKEISGIRIRHIDELEAFCEENKPKVAVLCVPRDGAQQVSGRLVDLGIEGFWNFSHYDLSVPYPDVVVENVHLGDSLMSLGYRLRNQE; this is encoded by the coding sequence ATGAACACCCCCCAAAAAGCATCGATCCCTGTGATCAAGCGTCTCCCCAAATATTACCGGTATCTGCGCTCCTTGCAGGCCGACGGCATTACCAGCATCTCCTCCCGGGAGCTGGCTTCCCAGATGGGCACCACCGCCTCGCAGGTGCGGCAGGACTTCAACTGCATCGGTGACGTGAACGGACGGCAGGGCATCGGCTACTCGGTGGAGAACCTGCTTTCCATTCTGGAAAGCCTGCTGTTCGGCAACGGCGACCGCCTGCCCACCATTCTGATCGGCTGCGGCCGTTTGGGCAAGGCGGTGAGCCGCTTTATCACCACCGACACCAACGGTTACAAACTGATCGCCGCTTTTGATGTGGCTGAAAACGAGGTGGGCAAGGAGATCAGCGGCATCCGCATCCGGCACATTGACGAGCTGGAGGCATTCTGCGAGGAAAACAAGCCCAAGGTGGCGGTGCTCTGTGTGCCCCGCGATGGTGCACAGCAGGTGAGCGGACGGCTGGTGGATCTGGGCATCGAGGGCTTCTGGAACTTCTCCCACTATGACCTGTCGGTGCCTTACCCCGATGTGGTGGTGGAAAACGTCCATCTGGGCGACAGCCTGATGAGCTTGGGCTACCGTCTGCGCAATCAGGAGTGA
- a CDS encoding thymidine kinase, with protein sequence MAKLYFRYGAMNSGKSTALMQVAHNYEEQGMKVLILKPQVDTKGGGELVSRLGVRRKADLLIPPELDVFAAVKAANDAAGPLACVLCDESQFFTPEQAEQLFMVTVDLNIPVICYGLRADFSLKGFPGSTRLLELAHTIEEMKTICTCGRKAICNCRKVNGQFVFEGEQVAIDLENDVQYVSMCPQCYFKARRAFYAAKEN encoded by the coding sequence ATGGCAAAATTGTATTTCCGCTACGGTGCCATGAACAGCGGCAAGAGCACGGCGCTGATGCAGGTGGCACACAACTACGAAGAGCAGGGCATGAAGGTGCTCATTTTAAAGCCGCAGGTGGATACCAAGGGCGGCGGGGAGCTGGTGAGCCGTCTGGGCGTGCGCCGCAAAGCAGACCTGCTGATCCCGCCGGAGCTGGACGTGTTTGCAGCTGTGAAGGCGGCAAACGATGCCGCCGGGCCGCTGGCCTGTGTGCTGTGCGACGAGAGCCAGTTCTTCACCCCGGAGCAGGCCGAGCAGCTGTTCATGGTCACGGTAGATCTGAACATCCCGGTGATCTGCTACGGTCTGCGGGCAGATTTTTCCCTCAAGGGATTCCCGGGCTCTACCCGTCTGCTGGAGCTGGCGCACACCATCGAGGAGATGAAGACGATATGCACCTGCGGGCGCAAGGCCATCTGCAACTGCCGCAAGGTGAACGGGCAGTTCGTCTTTGAGGGCGAGCAGGTAGCCATCGACCTTGAAAACGATGTGCAGTACGTCAGCATGTGCCCCCAGTGCTACTTCAAAGCGCGGCGGGCGTTCTACGCTGCAAAGGAAAACTGA